From Lagenorhynchus albirostris chromosome 15, mLagAlb1.1, whole genome shotgun sequence, one genomic window encodes:
- the BPIFA1 gene encoding BPI fold-containing family A member 1 codes for MFQTGRLVVFCGLLAQTMVLLEALTLPLDQTLPLPMTPSLALSPTDLAGSLTSALSNGLLAEDLLDILENLPLLDILKTGGNSPSRQRGGLLGKVPLLTPLLNNIVDLKTTDPQLLELVLLKSPDGHRLYVTIPLAMVLSVKMPLVGSPLKLAVKLNITSELLAVKDEQEKFYIVHCSCTFSPGSLQISLLNGLGALPSESLIDNITGILNNVLPGLVQGQVCPLVIEALDHLDATLVHSTVDALMYGLESKSQPSRKGPGLC; via the exons ATGTTTCAAACTGGGCGCCTTGTTGTCTTCTGTGGGCTGCTGGCCCAGACCATGGTCCTGCTGGAAGCCCTGACCTTGCCCCTGGACCAGACACTGCCCTTGCCTATGACTCCATCCCTGGCCTTGAGTCCCACAGATCTTGCTGGAAGCTTGACAAGTG CTCTCAGCAATGGCCTGCTCGCCGAGGATCTATTGGACATTCTCGAAAACCTTCCGCTCTTGGACATCCTGAAGACTGGAGGGAACTCTCCCAGTCGCCAGCGGGGGGGCCTGCTTGGGAAAGTGCCCTTACTGACTCCTCTCCTGAACAACATCGTTGA TTTGAAGACCACTGATCCCCAGCTGCTGGAACTTGTCCTCCTGAAGAGCCCTGATGGCCATCGTCTCTATGTCACCATCCCTCTGGCCATGGTCCTCAGTGTGAAAAT GCCCTTGGTTGGAAGTCCATTGAAGCTGGCTGTGAAGCTAAACATCACTTCAGAACTCTTAGCTGTGAAAGATGAACAGGAGAAGTTCTACATCGTCCATTGCAGCTGCACTTTCTCCCCTGGCAGCCTGCAAATCTCCCTGCTTAATGG GTTGGGCGCCCTCCCCAGTGAAAGCCTTATTGACAACATCACTGGGATCTTGAATAATGTCCTTCCTGGGCTGGTGCAGGGCCAG GTCTGCCCTCTGGTCATTGAGGCTCTCGATCACTTGGACGCCACTCTAGTACATTCCACTGTCG acGCACTGATGTATGGGCTGGAATCAAAGTCTCAGCCTTCCAGGAAGGGACCTGGCCTGTGCTGA